From Spiroplasma endosymbiont of Diplazon laetatorius:
CTTCTGGTAAGTCTACCATTCTTAACAATTCAGGAACTTTGTCAAAACTTTCTTGTTTGTTTGCTCCTAAGTTAATTGGTCCAAATGATATATCTTTTTCAATTGTATCTTGGAATAATTGATATTCAGGAAATTGGAATACTAACCCAACTTCTCTTCTCAATTCTTTAACTTGTCTAATTTTTTTAGTTGAAGCAGGAATTTGGTAATTACCAATAATAGTTCTTCCTGTCTCTGTTGTTAATAGACCATTTGTTAATTGTATTAAAGTTGATTTACCACTACCAGTCATTCCGATTACAGCTGTAATTTTTCCTTCTTGTATTGTTAAATCAGTTCCGTTTAATGCTCTAAATTCAAATGGTGAGTTTTTACTATATGTATATGACACTGAGTCAAATTTAATTTCTCCATTGAAATCTCATTTTGGTTGAGATGCCATAGTCATTCTTCTTTTGAATTCTTTTTTAATAGTTTTATCTTTTTTTGGTTGATTATTATATCAATCTTTAACTTCTTGAACTCTTTGAGGCATTAGTTTTTTATCGCTTTTAATATCATTTAAGATTTCTTTTTGATATTGTTTTTGATTTTTTTTATCAGATTTTACTAAAGCAGAAATTTCTTTATGTCTTTTTTTTCTTTTTTTAGCATCTGCTTTTTGCTTAATTGCTAATTCCTTAACATGAGCTTTATATTCGGCTTTTGCTTCTTTTTTATCAGCTATTAGCCTAGCTTTTTGTTCTGGTGATATTTGATTTATTTTTGACATATATTTTTCACCAACTCTTCCAGGTTTGCATTTCCAGAAACCTTAATTCCTTCATTTTGAAGCGCTTCTTCAACTTGAGCCACAAAAGGAATATCTAAGTGAATAGATCTTAAAAAGTCTTTTTCAGATAGTATTTCTTTTGGTGTACCAAATTTAACTAATTGACCTTTATTCATAACCATAACTTTATCAGCATTTAAAATTTCATCCATATCATGAGTAATTGAGAAGATTGTTTTTTCTCTGGTATTTTTTAAATCAACCATAATTTCTTTAACTTCACTTTTACCTTTTGGATCTAACATACTTGTTGCTTCATCGAAAATTAAAATATTTGGAGATAAAGCTAAAGCAGATGCAATAGCAACCCTTTGTTTTTGTCCACCACTTAACATTAATGGTTCATGGTCTAAAAACTCTTCCATTCTAACTTTTTTTGCAGATTGCATTATTATATCTGGCATTTTTTCAGGTGATATTCTTCTATTTTCTAAACCAAAAGCTATATCATCTCTTACAGTTGAACCAATAAATTGGTTATCTGGGTTTTGAAAAACAATACCCAAAAACTTACGAATCATGTTCAAGTTATTTCTTGTAACTTTGTTTCCGTAAACCTCTATAGAACCATTTGTAGGTTGTAAAACCCCAATTATAATTTTTGATAAAGTAGATTTTCCACTACCATTGTGACCAATAATAGTTACATAGTCTCCGTGTTTAATTTCCACACTTACACCATTAACAGCAAAAGGATGTCCTTCTCTATATCTAAATTTAATATTATCTAATTTTAATGCAACATCTGATAATTGAGAAAGTTGTCCACCATGTCCTCTATCTTTGATTGCTACTTTAGATTCTTTATATATAAATGCTGCTAATTTATAATCTTCATATAATTTTCAGTATTCTTTAGTATTTTTATTAACTGTTTTTAGTTTAGCTTTTGCTTCTTTAAGTTCATCTAAAAACACTTTATTATCTGATACAATTTTAAATTCTTTTCTAATTGCTTTATATTCGTTTTCTACTGATTTTACAAAATCTAGATCTACTTCACGTCTAGAAAACTTACTTCTAGCAATAATCATTTTTTGACTTGCACGAACCAATTTATCATTATATTCGTTTAATTTAAGTCTAAAATCATTTAGTTTTTCAGTTGCTTTTGAATTAGTTGACATAGCATTACCTCTCATACATTAATCATTATATCAAATATAAATATTGAATTATTACTAAATTATAAAAAATATAAATAAGTGTAGTTAAAAAAATAACCTTTTTAGGCTACTTTATTTATTTGGTGTCGCTTTTTTTTCAGCTGCTGAAAGACACTTTTTAATTAGTTCTTCGAAACCTTCGCTATCAAGAACGTTTTGACCTTCTATTGTTGAACCATTTGGTACACATATTTGATCAACCATAGTTCTAAGTTCAACATTTGAGTTAGCACTATTTTTGATACTTCCTATAATAGCTGTTTCAACTATTCTAAATGCTTGATCTTTTTCAAAACCTTTCTCAACTGCATAGTCAGTTATCGCTTTAAAGAAAGAAATAACATATGAAGGTAGACAACCAGATATTGCTGTTAGTGTTCCGAATTTATCTTCTTCCACTATTTCAACAATCCCACAACACTTAAACATTTCTATTACAAAGTCCAATTTCTCTTTATCAGCTTTTTTATACGCAATTGCAGTAACAGATTCCCTTAATGAAGCATTCATATTAGGCATCATTCTAATGATTGTAAGATCTTTTTGGTTTTTAAAATTAGTTTCTAATCTTTCAATATCAACGGCATTCGCCATACAAACTATTGTTTTACCATTTAAATCTAATTTGTCTAAATCAGAACACAATGAATCAACAGCGTCAGGTCTTGTTCCAATAACAATTACATCAATATTATTTGATACAATTTCTTCTAAGTTATTTAAAGCTGATAACTTATCCAATGAGTTAACAACTTTATCTTGTAATTCTTTGAAAGCATCATGACCGTAAACTTTGGCATCAAATGTATCATTTGCAAGTATTCCTTTAACCAAAGATGAACCCATATGTCCTAAACCTATAAATAAAATATTTTTCATAATATTTCCTCCTTGTAATATTATAAAACTTTTAAATAAAAAAAACGCCTCAATAGCGTTTTGTTGGTAAATTAGTAATTAAACTAATTCAATGATACACATTGGTGCATTATCACCACGACGGTTATCAAGTTTTAAAATTCTTGTATAACCACCTTCTCTTGTTTTAAATCTTTTTGCGATTGTTGTAAACAATTTTTGTAATGCAGTTTCTTTTTCAGAAGCATCAATATGACGTAATCAAGCAGCAGCTTGTCTACGAGCATGTAAATCTCCTCTTTTACCAAGTGTAACCATTTTGTCAAAGTGTTGTCTTAATTCTTTAGCTCTTGTTTCAGTAATTTCTAATCTTTCTGAAATAATTAGCTCAGTAGTTAAGTTTCTCATTAATGCAACTCTTCAAGCAGTATTTTTACCTCTTTTTTGAATGTATGACATATAACTACACCTCTTCCTAATCTTGTTTAAAAGTTAGTCCTAATTGAACAACTTTATCTTTAATTTCTTTTAATGATTTTCTACCCAAGTTTCTGATTTCTTGAATATCATCTTCTGTACGTGAAACTAAATCACGTAATGAATTGATGTTTGCTCTTTTTAGACAGTTTAAACTTCTTTGAGTGAAGTCTAAGTCTTCGATTAAACGATCTAATTCTTTTTCATCTTCTTCATTTGTTGCTCCAATAACATTTAAGTCATTGATTTCTTCGTTTAAGTTAACGAAGAATTGTAAGTGTTCAACTAAGATTTTTGCAGCAGTTGCTACTGCATCACTAGCTGTAACTGTTCCATCAGTTTCAACTTCTAAAATTAATTTTTCTAAGTCAACTGATTTCCCAATTTTTGTTGCATCCACATTGTATGCCACTTTAACAATTGGAGAATAGTTTGAATCAATTGTGATTGCATCAACAACTAATTTTTCTTTTTTGTTATCTTTGAATGATCTGTAACCTCTTGAGTTTTTAGCAAATAAAGTTAAGTCTAGAACTCCACCATCTGAAATTGTACAGATGTGTAATTCTGGGTTCATAACTTCTACTCCTGTAGGTAAAACGATGTCTCCTGCAGTGATTGCTCCAACTCTTGTTGAGTTAATTTTTAATTCAACAACTTCATCATCTTCAAATATTTTTGAATCGATTTTTAAAGCTAATTTTTTTAAGTTTAAGATAATTCTACTTACATTTTCAACAATACCATTAATTGAAGTAAATTCATGTGCAGCTCCTACAATTTTAATTGCATAAACAGCAGCTCCTGGTGTTGATGATAGTAATGTTCTTCTAATTGCATTACCAAGTGTTGTTCCGAACCCTCTTTCAAGTGGTTCTACTTTAAATTCCCCATAATTTCTGTTTTTTTCTTCTTTTAATAAATTAAATTCTGGTCTTGAAAATTGTTTCATTTAACTTATTAACCTCTTGGGCGTTTTGGGGGACGCACTCCATTATGAGGGATTGGTGTTGTATCTTTAATTGATGTGATTTCTAATCCGATACCTTGTAAACTTCTTACAGCAGCATCTCTTCCTGGACCTGGACCTTTTACCTCAACTGAGATAGTTTTAACTCCATTGTCCATTGCTCCTTTTCCTGCAGCTTCTGCAATCATTTGAGCAGCGTAAGGTGTTGATTTCTTACTTCCTTTAAAACCCATTGCTCCAGCGCTTGATCAAGATATTACGTTACCTTTTTCATCTGAAACAGTTACGATAGTGTTATTGAATGTTGAGTGAATGTGAGCTATACCTTTAGCAATATTCTTTTTAACTTTTTTCTTTTTGTTATTTTGTTTATTATTTGCCATAGTTTATACCTCTCTAACTATTTTTTCTTGTTAGCTACAGTTTTTCTAGGACCTTTTCTTGTACGTGCATTTGTCTTAGTTGACTGTCCACGAACAGTAAGTCCTTTTCTGTGTCTCATTCCTCTGTAACATCCAATTTCCATTAAACGTTTAATGTTTAATGCTGTTTCTCTTCTTAGATCTCCCTCAGTTTTGATTTTTGAGATTTCTTGAGAGATTGATTTGATATTATCTTCTGATAAATCTTTAACTCTTGTTTCTTCGCTTACTTTTGTAGCCTCAAGGATTTTTTGTGAAGTTGATAAACCAATACCATAAATATAAGTTAGAGCAATAACTACTCTTTTTTCATTAGGTATTTCTACCCCATTTATACGAGCCATTATTAATTTCCTTTCTAATAAGATTAACTAATTTTTGTTTAATAATATTTATTATTAATAATTAACCTTGACGTTGTTTATGTTTTGGTTGTTCACAAATAATCATTACACGGCCTTTACGTCTAATTACACGACACTTGTCGCATATTTTTTTGATAGATGATCTTACTTTCATCTTTTCTAACCTCCTGATTTTGTGTACTTAATTTATATTTATTTTATTTTTAAATTACTTATTTACCATTTTTGAAACGGTATGTAATTCTTCCACGTGTAGGGTCATATGGTGAAATTGCAACAGTGACTTTATCACCTGGTAAGATGCGAATGTAGTTCATTCGGATTTTACCAGACACGTGGGCGTCTATTACTATTTCATTTTCTAATTTCACCTTAAAAGTAGCATTTGGTAGTACCTCTAAAATGGTACCATCCACTTCTAAATAATCTTCTTTTGCCATTATTCTGTTTCCTCCTTGGTTTTAAATAAAGTTAATACCTCTGGATCTCCTTCAGTGACCAAAATAGTATGTTCAAAGTGGGCAGTCATGCTACCATCTTTTGATGACACTGTTCAGTCATCATCAGCAACAACAGTTTTATGTGTTCCTATTTGAACCATTGGTTCAATACAAATAGTCATTCCCGGAACTAATCTCATTCCAGTATTTTCTACTCCTACGTTAGGCACATAAGGATCTTCATGCATTTCCAATCCAATACCGTGTCCTGAATAATCTGTTGGCAAATGATAACCATTTTCTTCAATAAAATTTTGAACAGTAGAAGAGATGGTTCCGATGCGCACACCGGCTCTTACCTGATCAATTGCCAAATATAGTGACTTTTCAGTCAACTCTATAAGTTTATCATACTTTTTGTCTTTTGAGTTACCACAAATTACAGTTTTTGCAGCATCTGCATGATATTTTTCGAAAACACATCCAGTATCTATTGAAACAATATCTCCATCTTGTAGAACTCTATCTGTAGGTATTCCGTGGATTAACTGTTCATTGATAGAAATACAAATATGTGCAGGGAATCCTCCATAACCTTTAAAGTTACTTGTACATCCCTTTGATGTAATAAAATCAATGAAAAACTTATCCAACTCTAGACAATTAACTCCTGGTTTTACAAGTTTTTTTAATTCATGTAAAGCTTCACCAAGAACTTGTCCAGCATATCTCATTTTCTCAATTTGTTGAGCGTTTTTAATTGTTATAGCCATTAATTAAGCCCCTAAAATTTCCATAACCCTGTTATATAGTTCTTCAGGTGTACAATTATCTGCATCAACTTTAATAGTCTTTTCTTTATAAAACTCAATTAAAGGTGCGGTTTGATTATGATATGCTTCTAATCTTGTTTTGATTTTATCTTCTTGGTCATCTGGTCTTGTAATTAACTCACCGCCATCAAAATCACAAACACCTTCTTTTAAAGGTTTTCTGTTAATTTTGTGATAACTTCTTTTACAAATTTTACAAATCATTCTTCCAGTTAATCTTCCCAATAAAACGCTTTCGTCTATATCAAGATAAACCACTTTGTCTATTTGATCATTTAATTCTTCTAGCATTTTATCTAAAGCTAAAGCTTGGTCATCAGTTCTTGGAAAACCATCAAATATCAAGTCTTTTGCTTTTGTTTTTAGATAGTTTTCAACCATTGAATTTGTAACTGAGTCAGGAACTAATTTTCCTTCGTTCATGTATTTTTGAGCTTCGATACCTAATTCTGTTTGGTTTGAAATGTTTTCCCTAAATAAGTCCCCAGTAGATAATTGAGTAAAGTTATTTTTCTCACAAAGGAACTCTGAAAGAGTTCCTTTTCCACTACCTGGAGCTCCAAGTAATATTATATTCATAAATTATTGTTCTCCTTGTTATCAAATGTGTGAGTTATATGAAGTTTCATCTTCAACAAACTTGTCTTGTTTTTTGTCTAAGAAAGATTGTTGTATTAATCTTCCTTTTAATTGTTGAACTGTTTGAATTGCAACAGAAATTACAATAATAAGTCCTGTTCCACCAATTGCCAAGTGAGATGGCAATGCAGTAATTTTTGTAATTACATATGGTAAGACAGCTATTCCTGCAAGGAATAGAGCTCCCAATACACTTAATCTATTAATTACTCCTGACAAGAACTTTTCAGTTTCTTTTCCTGGTTTAATTCCTGGAATAAATGTTCCTGATTTTTTAAAGTTCTCTGTAATTTTTTCAGGATTTATTTGAACTTGAGCATAAAGGAATGTAAATAATATAGTTAGTATTCCATATATTGATATTCCTCATCAAGTACCAAATGATAAGTAGTTTTCTGTAAATGCCACAAAACCATTTGTTGGGTTTGTTGCAGCTACAATTTGAGCTACCGTCATTGGTGTTGATATAATTGCTGATGCAAAAATAACTGGTATAACCCCTGCATTATTTAACTTAAGGGGAAGATACGGTGTATGTTCTTTTGTATCAACAAGACCCGATCCCGTTTGTTGGATTGGAATTTTTCTTTCTGCTTCATTCATAAGGACAACTACAAATATAACCAATAAGAATGAAACAACATATATTAAGAATTTTAGTAATCCATCAAAAAGAACTGTAGGTTCACCTTTAATTTCTACTCAAAATTTAAATGTGTTTGTAAAGTTACTTGGCATTTGTGAAACAATACCTGTAAAAATAATTATTGAAACCCCATTACCAATACCTTTAATAGTTATTTGATCTGAGATTCATAACATTAAGAATGTTCCACCAAGCATTACAGCAGGCACTAATATAAAGTAGAATCATGCGGGTCCAGTTCCTTCTTCATTTGTACCTCATTTAGGATCAATTAAACCCTGACTGTAAAGTGTAAATATTGTAGCTACAGATTGCATTAATGCAAATGGTATAGCCAATACTTTTGTTAATCTATCAAGTTTTCTTCTTCCTCTTTCTCCAGATTTACTTCATCTTGTTAAAACTGGAACAACATCTGTTGAAAGTAGTTGAACAATAATTGAAGCTGTAATATAAGGAGAAACCCCTAATGCTAGAATTGAGAATTGACCAATTGTTCCTCCCCCTAGGGTTGATAACAATTGGAAGAAGTCTTGACCACCGATTTGATCTTTGAAATCGGCATTTACTTGTATACCAGGAACAGTTAATAGTGTTCCTGCTCTAATAACAATTAGTACTATTAAAGTAAAAACGATTCGTTTTACAAGGTCCTTGTTTCTTATAAAGAAACCACCTTTCGCGAATTCGTTTTTATATTTAGTTGATTTAGCTTTTTTAGTTTTTTTAACTTTAGCAGCCACCTAAATCACCTCTATAGTACCCCCGGCAGCTTTGATTGACTCTTCAGCGCTTTTTGATACTTTATTAACTTTAACATTTATTGACTTTGTAATTTTACCATTACCAAGTACTTTTACTAAAGTTTTTTCATTTTTAATTAATTTTTTATCCATTAAAGTTTTGTGATTTACATCTGTTAACCCTAATGTTTCTAATTTATCTAAGTTGATTAATACAAATTCTTTTCTGTTTAAACTTGTAAATCCAATTTTAGGTAATCTTCTGAATAAAGGAGTTTGTCCCCCTTCAAAACCAGGTCTTACCCCTCCACCAGAACGTGAATTTTGACCTTTGTGTCCTCTAGTTGATGTTTTACCTTTACCTGAAGCCATACCACGACCAACACGTGTTGTGTCTTTTTTGCTTCCTGGTGTAGATTTTAATTCATGTAATTTCATAAAATAATTACTCCTTCTTAAGCTGTAGTAGCTTCTTTAGTTTCTTTTTTAACTTCAACTTGAGTTCCACGTAATCTTGCTATTTGTTCTGGTGTTTGCATTTGTTGTAAACCTTCTAATGTAGCTCTGATCATGTTGATAGGTGTATTTGATCCTAATGATTTTGTATAGATATCTGAAATTCCAGCTAATTCGACAACAGCACGAACTGGACCACCAGCAATAACCCCTGTACCTTTACGAGCAGGTTTAATCATAACTTTACCAGCACCATAGTGCCCCATAACATCATGAGGAACTGTACTTCCAGCTAAAGGAACTCTAATTAAAGATTTTCTTGCTTCTTTAATAGCTTTCTTAATAGCGTCTGGTACTTCGTTTGCTTTACCTGTTCCTAATCCAACTCTACCTTTTTTATCACCGATAACTACAACTGCTGCAAATCTGAATCTACGTCCACCTTTTGTAACTTTTGTAACACGGTTAATTGTAACAACTCTTTCTTCATAAGGGTTGTCTTCTCTGTTTCTGTTGAATTTTGGATCTCTTCTTTGTCCGTTAGGTCTATTGTTGTTGTTTGGTCTTGTGTTTGTTCTATCTTGGTTGTTTGTTTCAACTTTTGAATCTGCTTTTGGAGCTGATTCAGCATTAACAACTTTTGTTTCTTCTGCCATTTTTTCCTATCTCCTTCTTAGAATTTCATACCATTTTCTTTTGCAGATTCTGCAAAAGCTTTTACTTTACCATGGAATAAATATCCACCTCTATCAAATACTACATCAGTTATTTTTTTACTTTTTGCTTTTTCAGCAATATCTTTACCTACAGCTTTTGCTGCATCGATATTACGTCCATTTTTTAATCCCATTTTGATTGAAGATGATGATACTAATGTAACACCAGTTACGTCATCAATTATTTGAGCATAGAAGTATGAGTTTGATTTAAATACATTTAATCTTGGTCTAGCACTTGTTCCAGACACTTTATTTCTTACTCTATAGTGTCTTCTTTTTCTTGCTTCTGCTTTAGTGTATTTCATATTTACTTCTCCTTAGCAACAGCCTACTTACCAGCTGCTTTACCTTCTTTTCTAATGATTTTTTCATTTTTGTATTTAACCCCTTTACCTTTATAAGGTTCAGGTCTTCTGTATGCTCTAATGTTTGCCGCTACTTCTCCAACTAATTGTTTATCAATTCCTGATATTTTAATTTCAGTTGGTTTTGGGATTTCTACTGTAATTCCTTTTGGAACTTCGTATTCAACTGGGTGTGAGAACCCTAGTGATAGGTTGATTTTGTTTCCTGCTAATGCAGCTCTATAACCAACCCCAACAATTTCAAGTTCTCTAACAAAACCTTCACTAACTCCAGTTAACATACCTTGAATTAATGAGTTTGTAGTCCCGTGTAATTGTTTTGTGTGTTTGTTTTCGTTTTGTCTTAAAGTTTTTAGTTCTGCACCTTCAACTTTAACTTCGATTAATGGACTAAAAGTTTGAGTTAACTCTCCTTTTGATCCTTTTATAGTTACAACGTTATTTGCTTCAACTTTAACTTCTACTCCGGCTGGAATTGCTAATATTCTGTTTCCTATACGTGACATATATTAATTCCTCCTATTATCATACAAATGCAAGAACTTCTCCACCAATGTTTTGGTGACGAGCTTCTTTATCTGTCATGATTCCGTTTGAAG
This genomic window contains:
- a CDS encoding energy-coupling factor transporter ATPase, translated to MTMASQPKWDFNGEIKFDSVSYTYSKNSPFEFRALNGTDLTIQEGKITAVIGMTGSGKSTLIQLTNGLLTTETGRTIIGNYQIPASTKKIRQVKELRREVGLVFQFPEYQLFQDTIEKDISFGPINLGANKQESFDKVPELLRMVDLPEDYAKRSPFDLSGGQKRRVAIAGIVAMDGNTLVLDEPTGGLDPQGEEDFMNLFYKLNKEKGKRIIIVTHNMDHVLQIADEVIVMHKGKVISKGSPFEIFSNNDLLQKIEIEPPKLYKLAHKLKDAGLDITGVEFRTVEELAKAIKSKRK
- a CDS encoding energy-coupling factor transporter ATPase, whose protein sequence is MKDRGHGGQLSQLSDVALKLDNIKFRYREGHPFAVNGVSVEIKHGDYVTIIGHNGSGKSTLSKIIIGVLQPTNGSIEVYGNKVTRNNLNMIRKFLGIVFQNPDNQFIGSTVRDDIAFGLENRRISPEKMPDIIMQSAKKVRMEEFLDHEPLMLSGGQKQRVAIASALALSPNILIFDEATSMLDPKGKSEVKEIMVDLKNTREKTIFSITHDMDEILNADKVMVMNKGQLVKFGTPKEILSEKDFLRSIHLDIPFVAQVEEALQNEGIKVSGNANLEELVKNICQK
- a CDS encoding pyrroline-5-carboxylate reductase family protein, which produces MKNILFIGLGHMGSSLVKGILANDTFDAKVYGHDAFKELQDKVVNSLDKLSALNNLEEIVSNNIDVIVIGTRPDAVDSLCSDLDKLDLNGKTIVCMANAVDIERLETNFKNQKDLTIIRMMPNMNASLRESVTAIAYKKADKEKLDFVIEMFKCCGIVEIVEEDKFGTLTAISGCLPSYVISFFKAITDYAVEKGFEKDQAFRIVETAIIGSIKNSANSNVELRTMVDQICVPNGSTIEGQNVLDSEGFEELIKKCLSAAEKKATPNK
- the rplQ gene encoding 50S ribosomal protein L17, with amino-acid sequence MSYIQKRGKNTAWRVALMRNLTTELIISERLEITETRAKELRQHFDKMVTLGKRGDLHARRQAAAWLRHIDASEKETALQKLFTTIAKRFKTREGGYTRILKLDNRRGDNAPMCIIELV
- a CDS encoding DNA-directed RNA polymerase subunit alpha; the encoded protein is MKQFSRPEFNLLKEEKNRNYGEFKVEPLERGFGTTLGNAIRRTLLSSTPGAAVYAIKIVGAAHEFTSINGIVENVSRIILNLKKLALKIDSKIFEDDEVVELKINSTRVGAITAGDIVLPTGVEVMNPELHICTISDGGVLDLTLFAKNSRGYRSFKDNKKEKLVVDAITIDSNYSPIVKVAYNVDATKIGKSVDLEKLILEVETDGTVTASDAVATAAKILVEHLQFFVNLNEEINDLNVIGATNEEDEKELDRLIEDLDFTQRSLNCLKRANINSLRDLVSRTEDDIQEIRNLGRKSLKEIKDKVVQLGLTFKQD
- the rpsK gene encoding 30S ribosomal protein S11 produces the protein MANNKQNNKKKKVKKNIAKGIAHIHSTFNNTIVTVSDEKGNVISWSSAGAMGFKGSKKSTPYAAQMIAEAAGKGAMDNGVKTISVEVKGPGPGRDAAVRSLQGIGLEITSIKDTTPIPHNGVRPPKRPRG
- the rpsM gene encoding 30S ribosomal protein S13; the protein is MARINGVEIPNEKRVVIALTYIYGIGLSTSQKILEATKVSEETRVKDLSEDNIKSISQEISKIKTEGDLRRETALNIKRLMEIGCYRGMRHRKGLTVRGQSTKTNARTRKGPRKTVANKKK
- the rpmJ gene encoding 50S ribosomal protein L36, whose protein sequence is MKVRSSIKKICDKCRVIRRKGRVMIICEQPKHKQRQG
- the infA gene encoding translation initiation factor IF-1, which produces MAKEDYLEVDGTILEVLPNATFKVKLENEIVIDAHVSGKIRMNYIRILPGDKVTVAISPYDPTRGRITYRFKNGK
- the map gene encoding type I methionyl aminopeptidase; this translates as MAITIKNAQQIEKMRYAGQVLGEALHELKKLVKPGVNCLELDKFFIDFITSKGCTSNFKGYGGFPAHICISINEQLIHGIPTDRVLQDGDIVSIDTGCVFEKYHADAAKTVICGNSKDKKYDKLIELTEKSLYLAIDQVRAGVRIGTISSTVQNFIEENGYHLPTDYSGHGIGLEMHEDPYVPNVGVENTGMRLVPGMTICIEPMVQIGTHKTVVADDDWTVSSKDGSMTAHFEHTILVTEGDPEVLTLFKTKEETE
- a CDS encoding adenylate kinase; the encoded protein is MNIILLGAPGSGKGTLSEFLCEKNNFTQLSTGDLFRENISNQTELGIEAQKYMNEGKLVPDSVTNSMVENYLKTKAKDLIFDGFPRTDDQALALDKMLEELNDQIDKVVYLDIDESVLLGRLTGRMICKICKRSYHKINRKPLKEGVCDFDGGELITRPDDQEDKIKTRLEAYHNQTAPLIEFYKEKTIKVDADNCTPEELYNRVMEILGA
- the secY gene encoding preprotein translocase subunit SecY: MAAKVKKTKKAKSTKYKNEFAKGGFFIRNKDLVKRIVFTLIVLIVIRAGTLLTVPGIQVNADFKDQIGGQDFFQLLSTLGGGTIGQFSILALGVSPYITASIIVQLLSTDVVPVLTRWSKSGERGRRKLDRLTKVLAIPFALMQSVATIFTLYSQGLIDPKWGTNEEGTGPAWFYFILVPAVMLGGTFLMLWISDQITIKGIGNGVSIIIFTGIVSQMPSNFTNTFKFWVEIKGEPTVLFDGLLKFLIYVVSFLLVIFVVVLMNEAERKIPIQQTGSGLVDTKEHTPYLPLKLNNAGVIPVIFASAIISTPMTVAQIVAATNPTNGFVAFTENYLSFGTWWGISIYGILTILFTFLYAQVQINPEKITENFKKSGTFIPGIKPGKETEKFLSGVINRLSVLGALFLAGIAVLPYVITKITALPSHLAIGGTGLIIVISVAIQTVQQLKGRLIQQSFLDKKQDKFVEDETSYNSHIW
- the rplO gene encoding 50S ribosomal protein L15; this encodes MKLHELKSTPGSKKDTTRVGRGMASGKGKTSTRGHKGQNSRSGGGVRPGFEGGQTPLFRRLPKIGFTSLNRKEFVLINLDKLETLGLTDVNHKTLMDKKLIKNEKTLVKVLGNGKITKSINVKVNKVSKSAEESIKAAGGTIEVI
- the rpsE gene encoding 30S ribosomal protein S5, which encodes MAEETKVVNAESAPKADSKVETNNQDRTNTRPNNNNRPNGQRRDPKFNRNREDNPYEERVVTINRVTKVTKGGRRFRFAAVVVIGDKKGRVGLGTGKANEVPDAIKKAIKEARKSLIRVPLAGSTVPHDVMGHYGAGKVMIKPARKGTGVIAGGPVRAVVELAGISDIYTKSLGSNTPINMIRATLEGLQQMQTPEQIARLRGTQVEVKKETKEATTA
- the rplR gene encoding 50S ribosomal protein L18; its protein translation is MKYTKAEARKRRHYRVRNKVSGTSARPRLNVFKSNSYFYAQIIDDVTGVTLVSSSSIKMGLKNGRNIDAAKAVGKDIAEKAKSKKITDVVFDRGGYLFHGKVKAFAESAKENGMKF
- the rplF gene encoding 50S ribosomal protein L6; its protein translation is MSRIGNRILAIPAGVEVKVEANNVVTIKGSKGELTQTFSPLIEVKVEGAELKTLRQNENKHTKQLHGTTNSLIQGMLTGVSEGFVRELEIVGVGYRAALAGNKINLSLGFSHPVEYEVPKGITVEIPKPTEIKISGIDKQLVGEVAANIRAYRRPEPYKGKGVKYKNEKIIRKEGKAAGK